A genomic stretch from Achromobacter spanius includes:
- a CDS encoding DMT family transporter, which yields MRQRNLLDLLLLAAVWGGSFLFMRLAVQDFGPIALIELRVGLAALFLLPAAIWRGKLPLIARHWKALLVVGTLNAAVPFLLYAYAAQSLGAGFLSVANAVTPVWGAVVGWLWLKDRLPWMRSLGLLIGFVGIIVLVWDKLNFQTGGTGPAVLAAVSAPVFYGIAANWTKRFLTGVDALASATGSMIAASLVLLPLAISAWPETPASMTAWISTILLAVVCTGAAYIIFFRLIANVGPTGAVSVTFLVPIFGVVWGAWLLDESITPSIALGAAIILIGTALALGLIKRRA from the coding sequence ATGCGTCAACGCAATCTGTTGGACCTGCTGCTGCTGGCGGCGGTCTGGGGCGGCTCTTTTCTGTTCATGCGCCTTGCCGTGCAGGACTTCGGGCCCATCGCCCTGATTGAGCTGCGTGTTGGCCTGGCGGCGTTGTTCCTGCTGCCAGCGGCCATCTGGCGCGGCAAGCTGCCCTTGATTGCGCGGCACTGGAAGGCGCTGCTGGTGGTGGGCACCTTGAACGCCGCCGTGCCCTTCCTGCTGTATGCCTATGCGGCGCAATCGCTGGGCGCGGGCTTCCTGTCGGTGGCCAACGCCGTGACGCCGGTATGGGGCGCGGTCGTCGGGTGGCTGTGGCTGAAAGACAGGTTGCCGTGGATGCGGTCGCTGGGCCTGTTGATCGGGTTCGTGGGCATCATCGTGCTGGTGTGGGACAAGCTGAACTTCCAGACCGGGGGCACCGGACCCGCCGTGCTTGCCGCCGTATCGGCACCCGTGTTCTATGGCATCGCCGCCAACTGGACCAAGCGATTCCTGACCGGCGTAGACGCCTTGGCCAGCGCCACGGGCAGCATGATCGCCGCGTCGCTCGTGCTGCTGCCGCTGGCGATATCCGCCTGGCCGGAGACGCCCGCGTCGATGACCGCCTGGATCTCCACGATCTTGCTGGCTGTCGTCTGCACGGGCGCGGCCTACATCATCTTCTTCCGGCTGATCGCCAACGTAGGGCCGACCGGCGCCGTCAGCGTCACCTTCCTGGTGCCGATCTTCGGCGTAGTGTGGGGCGCGTGGTTGTTGGACGAGAGCATTACCCCGTCC